GGCCGGCCGCGACCACCCACGACCAGAACGGCCGGAGACACCGACCACCACGTCGGCGGCCCGGCCACGCCGACACTCCGCCAGTCCTTGCCACAACCCGAAATTACAATCCCAGTCCAAGATCACTCGGCTAGTGAAAGACCGAGGCTAGTGCCAATACCGTTCAGTTAAGGTCACATCGGTGTAGTTTGGTGTCATGCCTCGCGCGGGTTGGAAGAAGCCGGTCTCGGATCGTCGGTTGTCGGATCTGGTCTCGGTGGGGGTGTTGACTCGCGTCTTCCCGCCGGGGTTGGTCGATGAGGTGATCGCCGCGACGGGACGGACCGAGCAGCGGCATCGGTCGTTGCCGGCGCGGGTGATGGCCTACTTCTCGATCGGGATGGCGCTGTACTCCGAGGGCTCCTATGAGGATGTGCTGTCCCAGCTGACCGACGGGCTCTCGTGGGCCTCGGGGTGGGCCGAGAGCTACGCCCCGCCGAGCAAGTCGGCGATCTTCCAGGCTCGGGTCCGGTTGGGCTCGGAACCGCTGGCGGCGTTGTTCGCGCGGGTCGCCAGGCCGATCGGTGGCGACCAGGCTCCGGGGGTGTGGCTGGCGGGGCGTCGTCTGGTCGCAGTCGACGGCACCTGCCTCGATGTCGCCGACACGGCGGTGAACGCGGCGTTCTTTGGCAGACCGGGAGTCAACAAGGGCGAGCAGGCCGCCTTCCCGCAGGCCCGGGTGGTGGCCCTGGCCGAGTGCGGCACCCACGCGGT
This genomic window from Actinomycetota bacterium contains:
- a CDS encoding IS4 family transposase — protein: MPRAGWKKPVSDRRLSDLVSVGVLTRVFPPGLVDEVIAATGRTEQRHRSLPARVMAYFSIGMALYSEGSYEDVLSQLTDGLSWASGWAESYAPPSKSAIFQARVRLGSEPLAALFARVARPIGGDQAPGVWLAGRRLVAVDGTCLDVADTAVNAAFFGRPGVNKGEQAAFPQARVVALAECGTHAVFAAQIGAYTQSEATLTQPLLDRLEPGMLLLADRGFFSYALWRKAIGTGADLLWRVRTDAAGPKPAHVHDLDDGSWLAHLRRSTPASARREEPMLVRVIDYTIDDGRDNPTSYRLFTTLLDPDEVNAVDLAAAYTQRWEIELALDELKTHQRGPRTVLRSKSPDLVLQEIWGHLCCHYA